The proteins below come from a single Zhouia spongiae genomic window:
- a CDS encoding LytR/AlgR family response regulator transcription factor, giving the protein MILRTAILDDEPLAIEVLQDYVERTASLQLAIADTDPFKVLKLVQENKVDLLLLDLQMPELTGIQFMKIVSDSCRIILTTAYPDYALESYEYNVTDYLLKPIGYERFLKAIEKTELQTTVQPDQTSEAYIFVKSGYKTIKLNNKQIVYIQAAGDYVEYHLADGSKVLSLDNLKDIQNRLTTSYQRVHKSYIINMEHIISIERSRITTSLKNIIPVGDSYKESFFERINN; this is encoded by the coding sequence ATGATATTAAGAACTGCCATATTAGATGATGAACCTCTTGCGATTGAGGTTTTACAGGACTATGTTGAAAGAACAGCATCGCTTCAACTTGCTATTGCGGATACAGATCCTTTTAAAGTACTAAAACTTGTTCAGGAAAATAAAGTCGATTTGCTTTTGCTGGATCTACAAATGCCGGAGTTAACAGGGATACAATTTATGAAGATTGTGAGCGACAGTTGCAGGATAATTTTAACTACGGCCTATCCTGATTATGCCCTGGAGAGTTATGAATATAATGTAACTGACTACCTGCTTAAACCTATTGGTTATGAAAGATTCCTGAAAGCTATAGAAAAAACAGAATTGCAAACTACTGTACAGCCTGATCAGACTTCAGAAGCATATATTTTTGTTAAAAGCGGGTATAAAACCATTAAGCTGAATAACAAACAGATTGTATACATACAAGCAGCCGGCGATTATGTAGAATACCATCTGGCGGATGGTAGTAAAGTTTTAAGCCTGGATAACTTAAAGGATATTCAAAATCGATTAACTACAAGCTATCAGCGAGTACATAAGTCATACATTATAAACATGGAGCATATTATATCTATTGAACGAAGTCGTATTACGACTTCGTTAAAGAATATTATTCCTGTTGGGGACAGCTATAAAGAATCGTTTTTTGAAAGGATCAATAATTAA
- a CDS encoding sensor histidine kinase, which translates to MTKKQRIILYGICIFLFLFGFEIINNLGFGKSIQWDQLLNYYQLTSFVYITLTFWLSYLLWNKVWPNRRLMRIIGTVIALYIFFIGFRYILEEIISPLLVGHGNYSEGVTFRYYLTDNLYYASIYIGIGFLLFLLDYQIRIQKEKSEMEAAARRAELDFLRLQISPHFLFNALNSIYALAYKQSEKTPKALLQLSDLLRYVLYEKTNKVPLEKEWEMLQHFIALQSLRLGNKLQAKIEKHGNLNAFDIPPYLLISFAENAFKHGKLTSVENPFKISLRANNHVLCFISENKVGIKNKDDQKGIGLDNLRKRLELLYPDQHKLSVENTNDIFKVTLTLQQ; encoded by the coding sequence ATGACTAAAAAGCAACGTATTATTCTTTATGGGATTTGTATCTTTCTCTTCCTATTCGGGTTTGAGATCATAAACAACCTTGGATTCGGAAAAAGTATTCAATGGGATCAGCTTCTTAATTACTACCAGCTGACTTCATTTGTTTACATCACACTGACATTTTGGTTGAGTTATTTGTTGTGGAACAAAGTATGGCCCAACAGGCGATTGATGCGGATAATCGGCACCGTCATTGCTCTTTATATTTTCTTTATCGGTTTCCGGTACATCCTCGAAGAAATAATCAGTCCCCTGCTCGTCGGTCATGGTAATTACTCCGAAGGCGTGACATTTCGCTATTATTTAACCGATAACCTATACTATGCGAGTATCTATATCGGAATTGGATTTTTATTGTTTTTACTCGATTACCAGATCAGGATCCAAAAAGAGAAATCAGAAATGGAAGCAGCTGCCAGAAGGGCTGAATTAGACTTTCTACGATTGCAGATCAGTCCGCATTTTTTATTCAATGCCCTGAACTCTATTTATGCACTTGCTTACAAGCAATCTGAAAAAACTCCAAAGGCCCTATTGCAGCTTAGCGACCTGCTACGGTATGTTCTGTATGAAAAAACGAATAAAGTGCCGCTGGAAAAAGAATGGGAAATGCTACAGCATTTTATAGCATTGCAATCGCTCCGACTAGGAAATAAACTTCAGGCAAAAATCGAGAAACATGGAAATCTGAACGCTTTTGACATCCCTCCCTATTTACTTATCTCCTTTGCAGAAAATGCTTTTAAACATGGTAAGCTGACCTCTGTAGAGAACCCCTTTAAAATTTCCTTGCGTGCAAATAACCATGTCCTTTGCTTTATTTCTGAAAATAAGGTTGGAATTAAAAACAAAGATGATCAGAAAGGAATTGGCCTGGATAATTTGCGCAAGCGGTTAGAATTACTATATCCGGACCAGCACAAACTGTCGGTTGAAAATACAAATGATATTTTCAAAGTTACTTTAACTTTACAGCAATGA
- a CDS encoding DUF5694 domain-containing protein has translation MKHLLSIILVVGLMSNLFAQDVNWELIEKTNADNILSKGTKSTDVLLLGTFHFNYPGLDDHKTAEEDKMDVLSVQRQQELNDVLMVLKRYNPTRIYVESENQAYHDSLYTAYVRGNFTLKRNEIYQLAYRLAKLLGHKKVYAVDAGSLNSDFGNKLNSEEQKAFKEKIFGKNSQLVNKELNDQWDGKYKQLYKANDIWSKEMTLLEIFIANARPENLRRAHGHYLTAGFNTENNLGPDGLAMWWYSRNLRIFNNILKTQPREEDRLLVLFGNGHMSILNECFKASPQFNVVSLERLVKD, from the coding sequence ATGAAACATTTACTTAGTATAATTTTAGTTGTTGGGTTAATGAGCAATCTTTTTGCGCAGGATGTAAACTGGGAACTTATCGAAAAAACGAATGCTGACAACATTTTGTCAAAAGGCACCAAATCTACGGATGTACTTTTATTGGGCACTTTCCATTTTAATTATCCGGGACTGGATGATCATAAAACTGCTGAAGAAGATAAAATGGATGTTCTTTCTGTACAAAGACAACAGGAGTTAAACGATGTGTTGATGGTACTGAAACGGTATAATCCGACCAGAATATATGTAGAATCTGAAAATCAGGCATACCACGATTCACTATATACGGCGTATGTCCGGGGTAATTTTACACTTAAACGAAATGAGATATACCAGCTAGCATACAGGCTGGCTAAATTATTAGGCCATAAAAAGGTATATGCGGTAGATGCCGGAAGTTTAAATTCTGACTTTGGTAATAAGCTGAACAGCGAGGAACAAAAGGCCTTTAAGGAAAAAATATTCGGGAAGAACTCTCAACTTGTAAATAAAGAATTAAATGATCAATGGGACGGTAAATACAAGCAGTTATATAAGGCCAATGATATTTGGAGTAAGGAAATGACCCTGTTGGAAATATTTATTGCTAACGCAAGACCGGAAAATTTAAGACGTGCTCACGGTCATTATTTAACAGCAGGCTTCAATACCGAAAATAACCTCGGACCTGATGGTCTGGCCATGTGGTGGTACAGCAGAAACCTGCGAATATTCAATAATATCCTGAAAACCCAGCCTCGGGAGGAAGATCGCTTATTGGTATTGTTTGGAAACGGGCATATGTCTATCCTTAATGAATGTTTTAAAGCTTCCCCTCAGTTTAATGTGGTTTCTTTAGAGCGCCTGGTAAAGGATTAA
- a CDS encoding threonine aldolase family protein: MSKKLNQMEKENNRRSFLKGCGLATIPLILPTVGLTATSLANASTVRSVSKEQAVNFIFDGLAFSPDEYLDKLIEITKQSTIEPDFYGQEGSIRLLEENFAKITGKEKAVYLPTGTMANQVAIKLLNGMNTKVIVPENSHIFRDEADAAQSVHSKRLVPIGKGEPYFSLNDLKDKINYTNESEVFKSGLGTVVIESPVRRADGVAVPVESIKEISAYCKQHGYKMHLDGARLHLAAAYTGVSISAYASYFDTVYISLYKYLNATGGAILCGDAKMIDQVAHQVKILGGTVYQNWSSSAMALHYLKGFKERWKKVRTVSDKLINALNKLEGIQIKSIKNGTNIYDLSLGKEVNLKTLAIYLYENHNIWLGRANDKGIVKFTINESILSRDIHTIIAAWEAGVQKARG; this comes from the coding sequence ATGTCAAAAAAATTAAATCAAATGGAAAAAGAAAACAATCGAAGATCCTTTCTTAAAGGATGTGGTTTGGCAACCATCCCTTTAATTCTCCCAACCGTTGGTCTGACTGCTACTTCACTGGCAAATGCAAGTACAGTACGATCAGTTTCCAAAGAGCAGGCCGTGAACTTTATTTTTGACGGATTGGCTTTTTCACCTGATGAGTATCTGGATAAATTAATTGAAATTACAAAGCAGAGTACTATAGAACCTGACTTTTACGGACAAGAAGGTTCTATAAGATTATTGGAAGAAAATTTCGCTAAAATAACAGGCAAAGAAAAGGCTGTTTATTTACCTACGGGTACTATGGCAAACCAGGTAGCTATTAAATTACTTAATGGGATGAACACCAAAGTAATCGTTCCGGAAAATTCGCATATCTTCAGAGATGAAGCAGATGCAGCCCAAAGTGTACATAGCAAGCGTCTCGTTCCGATAGGAAAAGGTGAACCTTATTTTAGTTTAAATGACCTGAAAGATAAAATTAATTATACAAATGAAAGTGAAGTTTTTAAAAGCGGGCTGGGGACAGTAGTTATAGAGAGTCCGGTGAGAAGGGCAGATGGTGTTGCTGTTCCTGTAGAATCCATAAAGGAAATATCGGCTTATTGTAAACAGCATGGTTACAAAATGCATCTCGACGGTGCCCGTTTACATTTAGCAGCGGCTTATACAGGTGTTTCAATCTCAGCATATGCGTCGTATTTTGATACGGTTTATATCTCCCTGTACAAATATTTAAATGCAACCGGAGGAGCCATTCTCTGTGGAGATGCCAAAATGATAGATCAGGTAGCCCATCAGGTAAAAATACTGGGAGGTACTGTTTATCAGAACTGGAGTAGTTCGGCCATGGCATTACATTATCTTAAAGGGTTTAAAGAGCGCTGGAAGAAGGTGCGGACTGTTTCAGACAAATTAATCAATGCCTTGAACAAGCTAGAAGGTATTCAAATAAAATCTATAAAAAACGGAACCAATATTTACGATTTGTCTCTTGGGAAGGAGGTTAATTTAAAAACCCTGGCAATATATCTCTATGAAAATCATAATATATGGTTAGGCAGAGCTAACGATAAGGGTATCGTTAAATTCACTATAAACGAAAGTATACTAAGTAGAGATATTCATACAATTATAGCTGCCTGGGAGGCGGGGGTACAGAAGGCTCGCGGTTAA
- a CDS encoding VIT domain-containing protein, whose amino-acid sequence MKKTLYVLFLLLTLPLCSQNSVHVVLNDSSSLRLSGLKIDVQITGNFATTTYDMQFYNERNRTLEGELRFPLGEGQAVSRFAMEVNRELREAAIVEKELARVAFESTVRQNIDPGLLEKTEGNNYKARIYPILPRAHKRVVVSYEQELASSDGVLVYELPLGIDELLDRFSIRMEVRGSNKTPIVSGSDYQQIRFNEKGEGYGFYMEKEKFRPQKPLIVQIFNDKKENKALTYKDYFYLYQQLKPQKRLKEKPESITLLWDASYSMRYRNLEKELKVLDNYFGYLEEAEVSFIAFNNKIQTEKKVMVSRGDWSAVRQLIHETEYDGGTSFNLFNKKELNADEILLFSDGLANLGDFDKKIKTPVYTINSLSAANHGKLSNLAVASGGTYMNLSRMTSAKASELLKYEIFQFLGTRHGKEISEVYPKNVVNVTEDFSISGRFTNASTVTMLFGYGGKVTGEITIPVQAAESNKLVKRLWAKKKLEYLNRNKEASKDAIIALAKAYDLVTDYTSMIILDRIEDYVRYRIEPPMELRREYKSRLALLDEEEAYRREALASRKNMLSENYDDLMTWYRTVFPKKEDREDKVTTSETQPHSDNNPDSGTESSTELPTNEGTPADQNNQTRRATVQRAIDTTKNIVSGIVSDADDDYPLPGANIMVKGKNYGTTADFDGNFSLNAEIGDVLVITYIGYTTREYTIRNASPVMIKIEADHNSLEEVVITGYAPSKEKEVTSEFSGVQTTENDRETFSPHRVSAPIHDTPLYVLDGLEVRNNPLAELSSDDIESIQTLKGINATAVFGARAANGVMIITTKKGKRKNQHQIEELHERIADKIELKSWNPDTPYISILNKEASPEAAYKKYLHIRDEYANSPSFYLDVSDFFDRRERSDLAVTILTNLMEVDLNNHELMKALAYKLEYYKKYDLAVVVYKKILELRPEEPQSYRDLALACEQAGDIQKSFDLLFKIYDGQLLEKDEEERFEGIEQIAYVELSRLVHKYDKQLKLKKSTKNLFKSVEVDVRVVIDWNHNDTDIDLWVIDPSGEKASYDNKLTVKGGRMSEDMTEGYGPEEFMLKTSEKGVYQVLVDYFADNVQKISGPTILKVSLFSHYGKPNEEKKTIIVRLDKEEEELEIGRLSF is encoded by the coding sequence ATGAAAAAAACACTATATGTATTATTTCTTTTGTTAACCCTGCCGTTATGTTCGCAAAATTCTGTTCATGTAGTACTCAATGATTCGAGTAGTTTACGACTCTCCGGTTTAAAAATAGATGTTCAGATAACAGGAAACTTTGCTACCACTACCTACGATATGCAGTTCTATAACGAACGAAACCGGACACTGGAAGGTGAATTAAGATTTCCTCTGGGAGAAGGACAGGCGGTATCGCGATTTGCCATGGAGGTGAACCGCGAGTTAAGAGAAGCTGCAATCGTAGAGAAAGAGCTGGCAAGGGTGGCCTTTGAGAGTACCGTGCGACAGAACATCGATCCGGGACTATTGGAAAAAACAGAAGGTAATAATTATAAAGCGAGAATATATCCTATCCTGCCAAGAGCGCATAAACGTGTGGTTGTTTCGTATGAACAGGAATTAGCTTCATCAGATGGCGTATTGGTTTATGAATTACCACTGGGGATTGATGAATTATTAGATCGTTTTTCGATACGTATGGAAGTCCGCGGAAGTAACAAAACTCCAATTGTTTCCGGTAGCGACTATCAACAGATCAGGTTTAATGAAAAGGGTGAAGGCTATGGGTTTTATATGGAAAAGGAAAAGTTCAGGCCTCAAAAACCACTTATAGTTCAGATTTTCAATGACAAAAAAGAAAACAAAGCCTTAACTTATAAAGACTATTTCTACCTGTATCAACAGCTGAAACCTCAAAAGCGGTTAAAAGAAAAACCGGAAAGTATCACGTTGTTGTGGGACGCTTCCTATTCTATGAGATACCGGAACCTGGAGAAAGAATTAAAAGTATTGGACAACTATTTCGGCTATCTCGAAGAGGCAGAGGTTAGTTTTATAGCTTTTAATAATAAGATCCAAACGGAAAAAAAAGTAATGGTTAGCCGGGGGGACTGGAGCGCTGTCAGGCAACTTATTCATGAAACGGAATATGATGGCGGGACCTCATTTAATCTCTTCAACAAAAAAGAGCTGAATGCAGATGAAATTCTCTTGTTTTCGGACGGATTGGCAAATCTCGGCGATTTCGATAAAAAGATAAAAACACCTGTATATACGATCAATTCCTTAAGCGCTGCCAATCACGGAAAGCTAAGCAACTTAGCTGTTGCATCAGGAGGAACTTATATGAATCTGAGCCGGATGACATCGGCAAAGGCTTCTGAGCTGCTCAAATATGAAATTTTCCAGTTTTTGGGAACCCGACACGGGAAGGAGATCAGTGAAGTATATCCGAAAAACGTAGTTAATGTAACAGAAGATTTTTCCATTTCAGGAAGGTTTACAAATGCCTCAACCGTTACCATGTTATTTGGTTATGGCGGAAAGGTAACCGGCGAGATCACTATTCCTGTTCAGGCGGCTGAAAGTAATAAGCTGGTTAAAAGATTATGGGCCAAAAAGAAATTGGAATACCTTAACAGGAATAAGGAAGCGTCTAAAGATGCTATAATAGCCCTGGCGAAAGCCTATGATTTGGTAACGGATTATACTTCCATGATTATTCTGGACAGGATAGAAGATTATGTCCGCTACCGGATAGAACCCCCTATGGAATTGAGAAGGGAATATAAAAGCAGATTGGCATTACTTGATGAAGAAGAAGCATATCGTCGGGAAGCGTTAGCATCCCGTAAAAACATGCTTTCTGAAAATTATGATGACTTAATGACCTGGTATCGAACTGTTTTTCCTAAAAAAGAGGATAGAGAAGATAAAGTAACGACTTCGGAAACTCAACCCCATTCTGATAACAATCCCGATTCGGGAACTGAATCTTCGACGGAGTTACCTACAAATGAAGGAACGCCAGCAGATCAGAACAACCAGACCAGAAGGGCGACGGTTCAAAGAGCGATCGATACTACCAAAAATATAGTGTCCGGAATAGTCAGTGACGCCGATGATGATTACCCTTTGCCCGGGGCTAATATTATGGTTAAGGGGAAAAATTACGGTACTACTGCTGATTTCGACGGCAATTTCAGTCTCAATGCTGAAATTGGAGATGTATTGGTAATAACTTATATAGGTTATACTACCAGAGAATACACTATCCGGAATGCATCGCCTGTAATGATTAAAATTGAGGCAGATCACAATAGCTTAGAAGAGGTTGTTATTACCGGGTACGCTCCTTCTAAAGAAAAAGAAGTCACCTCTGAGTTTTCCGGAGTTCAGACTACCGAAAATGACAGAGAAACGTTCAGTCCCCACAGGGTATCGGCACCGATACACGATACACCTTTATATGTATTGGATGGGCTCGAAGTTCGAAACAACCCCTTAGCGGAGTTAAGTTCGGATGACATTGAATCCATCCAGACTCTAAAAGGGATCAATGCAACAGCTGTTTTTGGAGCGAGAGCCGCCAATGGCGTTATGATTATTACTACTAAGAAAGGGAAACGAAAAAACCAGCATCAGATCGAGGAGCTCCATGAGCGAATTGCCGATAAAATCGAATTAAAGTCATGGAATCCGGATACGCCATATATCAGTATATTGAATAAAGAGGCGAGTCCGGAAGCCGCTTATAAAAAGTATCTGCATATTCGCGATGAATATGCAAACAGTCCTTCGTTCTATTTAGATGTTTCCGACTTTTTCGATCGCAGAGAGCGGTCTGATCTGGCCGTTACCATACTAACCAACCTGATGGAGGTAGACCTGAATAACCATGAGTTAATGAAGGCATTGGCATATAAACTGGAGTATTATAAAAAATATGATCTGGCCGTAGTTGTTTATAAAAAAATACTGGAACTCCGTCCGGAGGAACCGCAGTCGTATCGTGATCTTGCATTAGCCTGTGAGCAGGCGGGTGATATTCAAAAAAGCTTCGATTTGCTGTTTAAAATTTACGATGGGCAATTACTTGAAAAAGACGAAGAAGAGCGTTTTGAGGGCATTGAGCAGATAGCCTATGTAGAGTTGTCTCGCCTGGTACATAAATATGATAAACAACTTAAGCTCAAAAAATCAACAAAAAACTTGTTTAAGTCTGTAGAGGTAGATGTCAGGGTTGTAATTGACTGGAATCACAACGATACCGATATCGACCTTTGGGTAATTGATCCGAGTGGTGAAAAGGCATCTTACGACAATAAGTTAACCGTAAAAGGAGGGAGGATGTCTGAAGATATGACGGAAGGTTACGGACCGGAAGAGTTTATGCTTAAAACATCAGAAAAAGGCGTTTATCAGGTGCTGGTTGATTATTTTGCTGATAATGTCCAGAAAATATCCGGACCAACGATTTTAAAAGTGTCTCTATTCTCCCACTATGGGAAACCGAATGAAGAAAAGAAAACTATTATAGTCAGACTCGACAAAGAAGAAGAGGAATTAGAAATTGGGAGACTTTCATTTTAA
- a CDS encoding nuclear transport factor 2 family protein, giving the protein MQASESITYKDVVNAEHAITNAMKSGDVKQLDLLLHEDLLFNISGGHTITKDMDLETYREGKIKLYDITMIDQQINIIEDTAVVATTLEMKGSYLEQSFEGTFKIIRVWKYINNKFKVIAGSSTQM; this is encoded by the coding sequence ATGCAGGCAAGTGAAAGCATCACTTACAAGGATGTAGTAAACGCAGAACATGCAATTACAAATGCAATGAAGTCCGGCGATGTAAAACAGCTGGATTTATTATTGCACGAAGACTTACTTTTTAATATTTCCGGGGGACATACCATTACCAAGGATATGGATCTCGAAACCTATCGCGAAGGAAAGATTAAGCTTTATGATATTACTATGATAGATCAACAAATCAATATAATTGAAGATACGGCTGTTGTTGCCACAACGTTAGAAATGAAGGGTAGTTACCTGGAGCAATCTTTTGAGGGAACATTTAAGATTATACGTGTCTGGAAGTACATCAACAACAAATTCAAAGTTATTGCAGGAAGCAGTACCCAAATGTAA